The Microcoleus sp. FACHB-68 genome includes a region encoding these proteins:
- a CDS encoding vitamin K epoxide reductase family protein, with amino-acid sequence MEPIQLSEELRKGKNPDMTRRRAIIGLSMLGGSMGQLVTLYQTGVVSHLPDPPGQKLFDADRVDASNYAYSRFNSPDGPIMVVNYALTAWLAAAGGLDRARRNPLLPIAMGVKLVLDGVVSAELAREEWSENKAFCEYCQVATVASLASIVLAAPEVFTAVRTLFGRRNENKEASIKQ; translated from the coding sequence ATGGAGCCAATACAACTGAGTGAGGAATTGCGTAAAGGAAAGAACCCCGACATGACGCGCCGGCGAGCAATTATCGGCTTGTCTATGCTCGGAGGTTCAATGGGACAACTCGTTACGCTCTACCAAACCGGCGTCGTCAGTCACCTACCCGATCCTCCAGGACAAAAGCTTTTCGATGCTGATCGCGTTGACGCTTCTAATTACGCTTACAGCCGGTTTAACTCACCAGATGGGCCAATCATGGTGGTTAACTACGCCCTCACGGCCTGGTTGGCTGCGGCGGGTGGTCTTGATCGCGCTAGGCGCAACCCCCTTCTCCCTATCGCAATGGGCGTTAAGCTCGTGCTAGATGGAGTTGTTTCTGCCGAGTTAGCGCGTGAAGAATGGAGCGAGAACAAAGCGTTTTGTGAGTATTGCCAAGTTGCGACGGTTGCCTCGTTGGCATCCATCGTCCTCGCAGCGCCCGAAGTTTTTACTGCTGTTCGCACCCTGTTCGGACGCCGCAACGAGAACAAGGAAGCAAGTATCAAACAATAA